The Chroicocephalus ridibundus chromosome 17, bChrRid1.1, whole genome shotgun sequence genome window below encodes:
- the UBTF gene encoding nucleolar transcription factor 1 isoform X1: MNGEAECPADLEMTAPKNQDRWSQEDMLTLLECMKNNLPSNDGSKFKTTESHLDWEKVAFKDFSGEMCKMKWMEISNEVRKFRTLTELIMDAEEHVKNPYKGKKLKKHPDFPKKPLTPYFRFFMEKRAKYAKLHPEMSNLDLTKILSKKYKELPEKKKMKYIQDFQREKQEFERNLARFREDHPDLIQNAKKSDVPEKPKTPQQLWYNHEKKIYLKVRPDVSTATTKEVKESLGKQWSQLSDKKRLKWIHKALEQRKEYEEIMRDYIQKHPELNISEEGITRSTLTKAERQLKDKFDGRPTKPPPNSYSLYCAELMANMKDVPSTERMVLCSQQWKLLSQKEKDAYHKKCDQKKKDYEIELLRFLESLPEEEQQRVLGEEKMLGSNRKGATSPASKKSSPETGKASSEKPKRPISAMFIFSEEKRKQLQEERPELSESELTRLLARMWNDLSEKKKAKYKAREAAMKAQSEKKHGSDKEERGKLPESPKTAEEIWQQSVIGDYLARFKNDRGKALKAMEATWNNMEKKEKLMWIKKAAEDQKRYERELSEMRAPPCSTNSAKKMKFQGEPKKPPMNGYQKFSQELLSNGELNHLPLKERMVEIGSRWQRISQGQKDHYKKLAEEQQKQYKVHLEIWLKSLSPQERAAYKEHTSNKRKSIGKIRGPNPKMKPTMQSKSESEDDDEEEDEEEDEDDDEDDDDDNGDSSEEGGDSSESSSEEESEDGDECECRVSHQSQSFTPVQLKSEYAGWRWGQKPCPCLVLATGQNDEDDEDEDDEDEDDNDSEGSSSSSSSSGDSSDSDSN; the protein is encoded by the exons ATGAACGGCGAAGCCGAGTGCCCTGCAGACTTGGAAATGACAGCTCCCAAAAACCAAG ACCGCTGGTCTCAGGAGGACATGCTGACTCTGCTGGAGTGCATGAAGAATAACCTGCCCTCCAACGACGGGAGCAAGTTCAAAACCACCGAGTCCCACCTGGATTGGGAGAAAGTGGCTTTCAAGGACTTCTCGGGGGAGATGTGCAAGATGAAGTGGATGGAGATTTCTAATGAG GTGAGGAAGTTTCGGACCCTCACAGAGCTCATTATGGACGCCGAAGAGCATGTGAAGAATCCTTACAAGGGCAAAAAGCTCAAG AAACACCCCGACTTCCCCAAGAAGCCCCTGACTCCCTATTTCCGCTTCTTCATGGAGAAGCGGGCCAAATATGCCAAGCTTCACCCCGAAATGAGCAACCTGGATCTCACCAAGATCCTGTCCAAGAAATACAAGGAGCTTCCCGAGAAGAAAAAG ATGAAATACATTCAGGACTTCCAGCGAGAGAAGCAGGAATTCGAGAGGAACCTGGCGAGGTTCAG GGAAGATCACCCGGATCTCATCCAGAACGCCAAGAAATCCGACGTCCCTGAAAAACCCAAGACCCCCCAGCAGCTGTGGTACAACCACGAGAAGAAGATCTACTTGAAAGTGCGTCCAGATGTGAGTACG GCCACCACGAAGGAGGTGAAAGAGTCGCTGGGCAAGCAGTGGTCTCAACTCTCGGATAAAAAGAGGCTGAAATGGATTCATAAGGCCCTGGAACAGCGGAAGGAGTACGAG GAGATCATGCGGGACTACATCCAGAAGCACCCGGAGCTGAACATCAGTGAAGAGGGCATCACCCGCTCCACCCTCACCAAGGCCGAGCGCCAGCTCAAGGACAAGTTTGATGGCCGACCCACAAAGCCCCCTCC GAATAGCTACTCCCTGTACTGCGCAGAGCTGATGGCCAACATGAAAGACGTGCCCAGCACCGAGCGGATGGTGCTGTGCAGCCAGCAGTGGAAGCTGCTCTCCCAGAAGGAAAAGGACGCATACCACAAAAAATGTGATCAG aaaaagaaagactacGAGATTGAGCTGCTCCGCTTCCTGGAG AGCCTGCccgaggaggagcagcagcgggtGCTAGGCGAGGAGAAGATGCTGGGCAGCAACCGCAAAGGGGCGACGAGTCCAGCATCCAAAAAGTCCTCACCAGAGACGGGCAAG GCCAGCTCAGAGAAGCCCAAACGGCCCATCTCTGCCATGTTCATCTTCTCGGAGGAGAAGCgaaagcagctgcaggaggagcggCCGGAGCTGTCAGAGAGCGAGCTGACCCGGCTCCTGGCCCGCATGTGGAATGACCTCTCCGAGAAGAAGAAG GCCAAGTACAAGGCGCGGGAGGCGGCGATGAAGGCACAGTCGGAAAAGAAACACGGCTCAGACAAAGAGGAGCGCGGGAAGCTGCCCGAGTCTCCCAAGACGGCCGAGGAGATCTGGCAACAGAGCGTCATCGGAGACTACCTGGCTCGTTTCAAG AATGACCGGGGGAAGGCACTGAAGGCCATGGAAGCCACTTGGAACAACAtggagaagaaggagaagctgATGTGGATCAAGAAAGCGGCGGAGGATCAGAAGCGATACGAG AGGGAGCTGAGCGAGATGCGGGCCCCTCCGTGCTCCACCAACTCCGCCAAGAAAATGAAGTTCCAGGGAGAGCCGAAGAAACCCCCTAT GAACGGTTACCAGAAAttctcccaggagctgctgtcGAACGGGGAGCTGAACCACCTCCCGCTGAAGGAGCGGATGGTGGAGATCGGCAGCCGCTGGCAGCGCATCTCCCAGGGCCAGAAGGACCACTACAAAAAACTGgcggaggagcagcagaaacagtaCAAGGTGCACCTCGAAATCTGGCTCAAG AGCCTCTCGCCGCAGGAGCGAGCTGCCTACAAGGAACACACTTCCAAT AAACGCAAGAGCATAGGGAAGATCAGGGGCCCCAACCCCAAGATGAAGCCAACGATGCAGTCCAAGTCG GAGTCAGAGGATGATGACGAGGAGGAAGACGAGGAGGAAGACGAGGACGACGATGAGGACGACGACGATGACAATGGCGACTCGTCAGAGGAAGGCGGCGACTCCTCGGAgtccagcagcgaggaggagagCGAGGACGGGGACGAG TGTGAATGCCGAGTAAGTCACCAGAGTCAAAGTTTTACACCGGTGCAACTGAAATCAGAGTATGCTGGATGGCGCTGGGGCCAGAAACCGTGTCCGTGCCTTGTGCTCGCCACCGGACAG AACGACGAGGATGACGAGGACGAGGATGATGAGGATGAGGACGACAACGACTCggagggcagcagcagctcctcctcctcctcgggggaTTCCTCCGACTCCGACTCCAACTGA
- the UBTF gene encoding nucleolar transcription factor 1 isoform X2 has product MNGEAECPADLEMTAPKNQDRWSQEDMLTLLECMKNNLPSNDGSKFKTTESHLDWEKVAFKDFSGEMCKMKWMEISNEVRKFRTLTELIMDAEEHVKNPYKGKKLKKHPDFPKKPLTPYFRFFMEKRAKYAKLHPEMSNLDLTKILSKKYKELPEKKKMKYIQDFQREKQEFERNLARFREDHPDLIQNAKKSDVPEKPKTPQQLWYNHEKKIYLKVRPDATTKEVKESLGKQWSQLSDKKRLKWIHKALEQRKEYEEIMRDYIQKHPELNISEEGITRSTLTKAERQLKDKFDGRPTKPPPNSYSLYCAELMANMKDVPSTERMVLCSQQWKLLSQKEKDAYHKKCDQKKKDYEIELLRFLESLPEEEQQRVLGEEKMLGSNRKGATSPASKKSSPETGKASSEKPKRPISAMFIFSEEKRKQLQEERPELSESELTRLLARMWNDLSEKKKAKYKAREAAMKAQSEKKHGSDKEERGKLPESPKTAEEIWQQSVIGDYLARFKNDRGKALKAMEATWNNMEKKEKLMWIKKAAEDQKRYERELSEMRAPPCSTNSAKKMKFQGEPKKPPMNGYQKFSQELLSNGELNHLPLKERMVEIGSRWQRISQGQKDHYKKLAEEQQKQYKVHLEIWLKSLSPQERAAYKEHTSNKRKSIGKIRGPNPKMKPTMQSKSESEDDDEEEDEEEDEDDDEDDDDDNGDSSEEGGDSSESSSEEESEDGDECECRVSHQSQSFTPVQLKSEYAGWRWGQKPCPCLVLATGQNDEDDEDEDDEDEDDNDSEGSSSSSSSSGDSSDSDSN; this is encoded by the exons ATGAACGGCGAAGCCGAGTGCCCTGCAGACTTGGAAATGACAGCTCCCAAAAACCAAG ACCGCTGGTCTCAGGAGGACATGCTGACTCTGCTGGAGTGCATGAAGAATAACCTGCCCTCCAACGACGGGAGCAAGTTCAAAACCACCGAGTCCCACCTGGATTGGGAGAAAGTGGCTTTCAAGGACTTCTCGGGGGAGATGTGCAAGATGAAGTGGATGGAGATTTCTAATGAG GTGAGGAAGTTTCGGACCCTCACAGAGCTCATTATGGACGCCGAAGAGCATGTGAAGAATCCTTACAAGGGCAAAAAGCTCAAG AAACACCCCGACTTCCCCAAGAAGCCCCTGACTCCCTATTTCCGCTTCTTCATGGAGAAGCGGGCCAAATATGCCAAGCTTCACCCCGAAATGAGCAACCTGGATCTCACCAAGATCCTGTCCAAGAAATACAAGGAGCTTCCCGAGAAGAAAAAG ATGAAATACATTCAGGACTTCCAGCGAGAGAAGCAGGAATTCGAGAGGAACCTGGCGAGGTTCAG GGAAGATCACCCGGATCTCATCCAGAACGCCAAGAAATCCGACGTCCCTGAAAAACCCAAGACCCCCCAGCAGCTGTGGTACAACCACGAGAAGAAGATCTACTTGAAAGTGCGTCCAGAT GCCACCACGAAGGAGGTGAAAGAGTCGCTGGGCAAGCAGTGGTCTCAACTCTCGGATAAAAAGAGGCTGAAATGGATTCATAAGGCCCTGGAACAGCGGAAGGAGTACGAG GAGATCATGCGGGACTACATCCAGAAGCACCCGGAGCTGAACATCAGTGAAGAGGGCATCACCCGCTCCACCCTCACCAAGGCCGAGCGCCAGCTCAAGGACAAGTTTGATGGCCGACCCACAAAGCCCCCTCC GAATAGCTACTCCCTGTACTGCGCAGAGCTGATGGCCAACATGAAAGACGTGCCCAGCACCGAGCGGATGGTGCTGTGCAGCCAGCAGTGGAAGCTGCTCTCCCAGAAGGAAAAGGACGCATACCACAAAAAATGTGATCAG aaaaagaaagactacGAGATTGAGCTGCTCCGCTTCCTGGAG AGCCTGCccgaggaggagcagcagcgggtGCTAGGCGAGGAGAAGATGCTGGGCAGCAACCGCAAAGGGGCGACGAGTCCAGCATCCAAAAAGTCCTCACCAGAGACGGGCAAG GCCAGCTCAGAGAAGCCCAAACGGCCCATCTCTGCCATGTTCATCTTCTCGGAGGAGAAGCgaaagcagctgcaggaggagcggCCGGAGCTGTCAGAGAGCGAGCTGACCCGGCTCCTGGCCCGCATGTGGAATGACCTCTCCGAGAAGAAGAAG GCCAAGTACAAGGCGCGGGAGGCGGCGATGAAGGCACAGTCGGAAAAGAAACACGGCTCAGACAAAGAGGAGCGCGGGAAGCTGCCCGAGTCTCCCAAGACGGCCGAGGAGATCTGGCAACAGAGCGTCATCGGAGACTACCTGGCTCGTTTCAAG AATGACCGGGGGAAGGCACTGAAGGCCATGGAAGCCACTTGGAACAACAtggagaagaaggagaagctgATGTGGATCAAGAAAGCGGCGGAGGATCAGAAGCGATACGAG AGGGAGCTGAGCGAGATGCGGGCCCCTCCGTGCTCCACCAACTCCGCCAAGAAAATGAAGTTCCAGGGAGAGCCGAAGAAACCCCCTAT GAACGGTTACCAGAAAttctcccaggagctgctgtcGAACGGGGAGCTGAACCACCTCCCGCTGAAGGAGCGGATGGTGGAGATCGGCAGCCGCTGGCAGCGCATCTCCCAGGGCCAGAAGGACCACTACAAAAAACTGgcggaggagcagcagaaacagtaCAAGGTGCACCTCGAAATCTGGCTCAAG AGCCTCTCGCCGCAGGAGCGAGCTGCCTACAAGGAACACACTTCCAAT AAACGCAAGAGCATAGGGAAGATCAGGGGCCCCAACCCCAAGATGAAGCCAACGATGCAGTCCAAGTCG GAGTCAGAGGATGATGACGAGGAGGAAGACGAGGAGGAAGACGAGGACGACGATGAGGACGACGACGATGACAATGGCGACTCGTCAGAGGAAGGCGGCGACTCCTCGGAgtccagcagcgaggaggagagCGAGGACGGGGACGAG TGTGAATGCCGAGTAAGTCACCAGAGTCAAAGTTTTACACCGGTGCAACTGAAATCAGAGTATGCTGGATGGCGCTGGGGCCAGAAACCGTGTCCGTGCCTTGTGCTCGCCACCGGACAG AACGACGAGGATGACGAGGACGAGGATGATGAGGATGAGGACGACAACGACTCggagggcagcagcagctcctcctcctcctcgggggaTTCCTCCGACTCCGACTCCAACTGA
- the UBTF gene encoding nucleolar transcription factor 1 isoform X4, translating into MNGEAECPADLEMTAPKNQDRWSQEDMLTLLECMKNNLPSNDGSKFKTTESHLDWEKVAFKDFSGEMCKMKWMEISNEVRKFRTLTELIMDAEEHVKNPYKGKKLKKHPDFPKKPLTPYFRFFMEKRAKYAKLHPEMSNLDLTKILSKKYKELPEKKKMKYIQDFQREKQEFERNLARFREDHPDLIQNAKKSDVPEKPKTPQQLWYNHEKKIYLKVRPDVSTATTKEVKESLGKQWSQLSDKKRLKWIHKALEQRKEYEEIMRDYIQKHPELNISEEGITRSTLTKAERQLKDKFDGRPTKPPPNSYSLYCAELMANMKDVPSTERMVLCSQQWKLLSQKEKDAYHKKCDQKKKDYEIELLRFLESLPEEEQQRVLGEEKMLGSNRKGATSPASKKSSPETGKASSEKPKRPISAMFIFSEEKRKQLQEERPELSESELTRLLARMWNDLSEKKKAKYKAREAAMKAQSEKKHGSDKEERGKLPESPKTAEEIWQQSVIGDYLARFKNDRGKALKAMEATWNNMEKKEKLMWIKKAAEDQKRYERELSEMRAPPCSTNSAKKMKFQGEPKKPPMNGYQKFSQELLSNGELNHLPLKERMVEIGSRWQRISQGQKDHYKKLAEEQQKQYKVHLEIWLKSLSPQERAAYKEHTSNKRKSIGKIRGPNPKMKPTMQSKSESEDDDEEEDEEEDEDDDEDDDDDNGDSSEEGGDSSESSSEEESEDGDENDEDDEDEDDEDEDDNDSEGSSSSSSSSGDSSDSDSN; encoded by the exons ATGAACGGCGAAGCCGAGTGCCCTGCAGACTTGGAAATGACAGCTCCCAAAAACCAAG ACCGCTGGTCTCAGGAGGACATGCTGACTCTGCTGGAGTGCATGAAGAATAACCTGCCCTCCAACGACGGGAGCAAGTTCAAAACCACCGAGTCCCACCTGGATTGGGAGAAAGTGGCTTTCAAGGACTTCTCGGGGGAGATGTGCAAGATGAAGTGGATGGAGATTTCTAATGAG GTGAGGAAGTTTCGGACCCTCACAGAGCTCATTATGGACGCCGAAGAGCATGTGAAGAATCCTTACAAGGGCAAAAAGCTCAAG AAACACCCCGACTTCCCCAAGAAGCCCCTGACTCCCTATTTCCGCTTCTTCATGGAGAAGCGGGCCAAATATGCCAAGCTTCACCCCGAAATGAGCAACCTGGATCTCACCAAGATCCTGTCCAAGAAATACAAGGAGCTTCCCGAGAAGAAAAAG ATGAAATACATTCAGGACTTCCAGCGAGAGAAGCAGGAATTCGAGAGGAACCTGGCGAGGTTCAG GGAAGATCACCCGGATCTCATCCAGAACGCCAAGAAATCCGACGTCCCTGAAAAACCCAAGACCCCCCAGCAGCTGTGGTACAACCACGAGAAGAAGATCTACTTGAAAGTGCGTCCAGATGTGAGTACG GCCACCACGAAGGAGGTGAAAGAGTCGCTGGGCAAGCAGTGGTCTCAACTCTCGGATAAAAAGAGGCTGAAATGGATTCATAAGGCCCTGGAACAGCGGAAGGAGTACGAG GAGATCATGCGGGACTACATCCAGAAGCACCCGGAGCTGAACATCAGTGAAGAGGGCATCACCCGCTCCACCCTCACCAAGGCCGAGCGCCAGCTCAAGGACAAGTTTGATGGCCGACCCACAAAGCCCCCTCC GAATAGCTACTCCCTGTACTGCGCAGAGCTGATGGCCAACATGAAAGACGTGCCCAGCACCGAGCGGATGGTGCTGTGCAGCCAGCAGTGGAAGCTGCTCTCCCAGAAGGAAAAGGACGCATACCACAAAAAATGTGATCAG aaaaagaaagactacGAGATTGAGCTGCTCCGCTTCCTGGAG AGCCTGCccgaggaggagcagcagcgggtGCTAGGCGAGGAGAAGATGCTGGGCAGCAACCGCAAAGGGGCGACGAGTCCAGCATCCAAAAAGTCCTCACCAGAGACGGGCAAG GCCAGCTCAGAGAAGCCCAAACGGCCCATCTCTGCCATGTTCATCTTCTCGGAGGAGAAGCgaaagcagctgcaggaggagcggCCGGAGCTGTCAGAGAGCGAGCTGACCCGGCTCCTGGCCCGCATGTGGAATGACCTCTCCGAGAAGAAGAAG GCCAAGTACAAGGCGCGGGAGGCGGCGATGAAGGCACAGTCGGAAAAGAAACACGGCTCAGACAAAGAGGAGCGCGGGAAGCTGCCCGAGTCTCCCAAGACGGCCGAGGAGATCTGGCAACAGAGCGTCATCGGAGACTACCTGGCTCGTTTCAAG AATGACCGGGGGAAGGCACTGAAGGCCATGGAAGCCACTTGGAACAACAtggagaagaaggagaagctgATGTGGATCAAGAAAGCGGCGGAGGATCAGAAGCGATACGAG AGGGAGCTGAGCGAGATGCGGGCCCCTCCGTGCTCCACCAACTCCGCCAAGAAAATGAAGTTCCAGGGAGAGCCGAAGAAACCCCCTAT GAACGGTTACCAGAAAttctcccaggagctgctgtcGAACGGGGAGCTGAACCACCTCCCGCTGAAGGAGCGGATGGTGGAGATCGGCAGCCGCTGGCAGCGCATCTCCCAGGGCCAGAAGGACCACTACAAAAAACTGgcggaggagcagcagaaacagtaCAAGGTGCACCTCGAAATCTGGCTCAAG AGCCTCTCGCCGCAGGAGCGAGCTGCCTACAAGGAACACACTTCCAAT AAACGCAAGAGCATAGGGAAGATCAGGGGCCCCAACCCCAAGATGAAGCCAACGATGCAGTCCAAGTCG GAGTCAGAGGATGATGACGAGGAGGAAGACGAGGAGGAAGACGAGGACGACGATGAGGACGACGACGATGACAATGGCGACTCGTCAGAGGAAGGCGGCGACTCCTCGGAgtccagcagcgaggaggagagCGAGGACGGGGACGAG AACGACGAGGATGACGAGGACGAGGATGATGAGGATGAGGACGACAACGACTCggagggcagcagcagctcctcctcctcctcgggggaTTCCTCCGACTCCGACTCCAACTGA
- the UBTF gene encoding nucleolar transcription factor 1 isoform X6 gives MNGEAECPADLEMTAPKNQDRWSQEDMLTLLECMKNNLPSNDGSKFKTTESHLDWEKVAFKDFSGEMCKMKWMEISNEVRKFRTLTELIMDAEEHVKNPYKGKKLKKHPDFPKKPLTPYFRFFMEKRAKYAKLHPEMSNLDLTKILSKKYKELPEKKKMKYIQDFQREKQEFERNLARFREDHPDLIQNAKKSDVPEKPKTPQQLWYNHEKKIYLKVRPDATTKEVKESLGKQWSQLSDKKRLKWIHKALEQRKEYEEIMRDYIQKHPELNISEEGITRSTLTKAERQLKDKFDGRPTKPPPNSYSLYCAELMANMKDVPSTERMVLCSQQWKLLSQKEKDAYHKKCDQKKKDYEIELLRFLESLPEEEQQRVLGEEKMLGSNRKGATSPASKKSSPETGKASSEKPKRPISAMFIFSEEKRKQLQEERPELSESELTRLLARMWNDLSEKKKAKYKAREAAMKAQSEKKHGSDKEERGKLPESPKTAEEIWQQSVIGDYLARFKNDRGKALKAMEATWNNMEKKEKLMWIKKAAEDQKRYERELSEMRAPPCSTNSAKKMKFQGEPKKPPMNGYQKFSQELLSNGELNHLPLKERMVEIGSRWQRISQGQKDHYKKLAEEQQKQYKVHLEIWLKSLSPQERAAYKEHTSNKRKSIGKIRGPNPKMKPTMQSKSESEDDDEEEDEEEDEDDDEDDDDDNGDSSEEGGDSSESSSEEESEDGDENDEDDEDEDDEDEDDNDSEGSSSSSSSSGDSSDSDSN, from the exons ATGAACGGCGAAGCCGAGTGCCCTGCAGACTTGGAAATGACAGCTCCCAAAAACCAAG ACCGCTGGTCTCAGGAGGACATGCTGACTCTGCTGGAGTGCATGAAGAATAACCTGCCCTCCAACGACGGGAGCAAGTTCAAAACCACCGAGTCCCACCTGGATTGGGAGAAAGTGGCTTTCAAGGACTTCTCGGGGGAGATGTGCAAGATGAAGTGGATGGAGATTTCTAATGAG GTGAGGAAGTTTCGGACCCTCACAGAGCTCATTATGGACGCCGAAGAGCATGTGAAGAATCCTTACAAGGGCAAAAAGCTCAAG AAACACCCCGACTTCCCCAAGAAGCCCCTGACTCCCTATTTCCGCTTCTTCATGGAGAAGCGGGCCAAATATGCCAAGCTTCACCCCGAAATGAGCAACCTGGATCTCACCAAGATCCTGTCCAAGAAATACAAGGAGCTTCCCGAGAAGAAAAAG ATGAAATACATTCAGGACTTCCAGCGAGAGAAGCAGGAATTCGAGAGGAACCTGGCGAGGTTCAG GGAAGATCACCCGGATCTCATCCAGAACGCCAAGAAATCCGACGTCCCTGAAAAACCCAAGACCCCCCAGCAGCTGTGGTACAACCACGAGAAGAAGATCTACTTGAAAGTGCGTCCAGAT GCCACCACGAAGGAGGTGAAAGAGTCGCTGGGCAAGCAGTGGTCTCAACTCTCGGATAAAAAGAGGCTGAAATGGATTCATAAGGCCCTGGAACAGCGGAAGGAGTACGAG GAGATCATGCGGGACTACATCCAGAAGCACCCGGAGCTGAACATCAGTGAAGAGGGCATCACCCGCTCCACCCTCACCAAGGCCGAGCGCCAGCTCAAGGACAAGTTTGATGGCCGACCCACAAAGCCCCCTCC GAATAGCTACTCCCTGTACTGCGCAGAGCTGATGGCCAACATGAAAGACGTGCCCAGCACCGAGCGGATGGTGCTGTGCAGCCAGCAGTGGAAGCTGCTCTCCCAGAAGGAAAAGGACGCATACCACAAAAAATGTGATCAG aaaaagaaagactacGAGATTGAGCTGCTCCGCTTCCTGGAG AGCCTGCccgaggaggagcagcagcgggtGCTAGGCGAGGAGAAGATGCTGGGCAGCAACCGCAAAGGGGCGACGAGTCCAGCATCCAAAAAGTCCTCACCAGAGACGGGCAAG GCCAGCTCAGAGAAGCCCAAACGGCCCATCTCTGCCATGTTCATCTTCTCGGAGGAGAAGCgaaagcagctgcaggaggagcggCCGGAGCTGTCAGAGAGCGAGCTGACCCGGCTCCTGGCCCGCATGTGGAATGACCTCTCCGAGAAGAAGAAG GCCAAGTACAAGGCGCGGGAGGCGGCGATGAAGGCACAGTCGGAAAAGAAACACGGCTCAGACAAAGAGGAGCGCGGGAAGCTGCCCGAGTCTCCCAAGACGGCCGAGGAGATCTGGCAACAGAGCGTCATCGGAGACTACCTGGCTCGTTTCAAG AATGACCGGGGGAAGGCACTGAAGGCCATGGAAGCCACTTGGAACAACAtggagaagaaggagaagctgATGTGGATCAAGAAAGCGGCGGAGGATCAGAAGCGATACGAG AGGGAGCTGAGCGAGATGCGGGCCCCTCCGTGCTCCACCAACTCCGCCAAGAAAATGAAGTTCCAGGGAGAGCCGAAGAAACCCCCTAT GAACGGTTACCAGAAAttctcccaggagctgctgtcGAACGGGGAGCTGAACCACCTCCCGCTGAAGGAGCGGATGGTGGAGATCGGCAGCCGCTGGCAGCGCATCTCCCAGGGCCAGAAGGACCACTACAAAAAACTGgcggaggagcagcagaaacagtaCAAGGTGCACCTCGAAATCTGGCTCAAG AGCCTCTCGCCGCAGGAGCGAGCTGCCTACAAGGAACACACTTCCAAT AAACGCAAGAGCATAGGGAAGATCAGGGGCCCCAACCCCAAGATGAAGCCAACGATGCAGTCCAAGTCG GAGTCAGAGGATGATGACGAGGAGGAAGACGAGGAGGAAGACGAGGACGACGATGAGGACGACGACGATGACAATGGCGACTCGTCAGAGGAAGGCGGCGACTCCTCGGAgtccagcagcgaggaggagagCGAGGACGGGGACGAG AACGACGAGGATGACGAGGACGAGGATGATGAGGATGAGGACGACAACGACTCggagggcagcagcagctcctcctcctcctcgggggaTTCCTCCGACTCCGACTCCAACTGA